The Streptomyces sp. NBC_01268 genome window below encodes:
- a CDS encoding eCIS core domain-containing protein, producing the protein MVRKNGRTPDPERSTPAPARTPLPRSGALNLPEAAGNTAMIQMLRQAGHPWAQAAEPAGPEQHRHGAGCGHRADPSAGATEAAPVQRSTVHDVLSTPGRPLDDHTRTDMESRLGADFTDVRIHDDSAARASAGEIGARAYTSGSHVVIGAGGGDKHTLAHELTHVIQQRQGPVAGSDHGDGLRVSDPSDRFEREAEANATRVMRAPAVETVAGHGTHPRAQDGARTASVQRMPFNPNGKQTAGPPPKQGDHLFNKLADAADQLATNAEARLATVFAGTGKAVKIGLRDNPDLFRAQRAAFLAKLPLLREKAAEARRERHPDSYPQSLFYAAEGVVSQAGGDTNSTTFGTFSATLAALPERCGTTAAGGAVQALTLPPDVAAARGGWGNLSGKVYDADAERRVRNALKGIEKGRHQKKFTQWVGETQGIYVDLYALMMETVEALQAVCETILRGGAGVAGTPAAPAEATSATTDAAEDQS; encoded by the coding sequence ATGGTCCGCAAGAACGGTCGAACCCCCGACCCCGAACGCTCCACCCCGGCCCCGGCCCGGACACCCCTGCCCCGGTCCGGGGCGCTGAACCTCCCGGAGGCCGCCGGGAACACGGCGATGATCCAGATGCTCCGCCAGGCCGGACACCCCTGGGCCCAGGCCGCCGAGCCCGCGGGACCCGAACAGCACCGGCACGGAGCCGGCTGCGGCCATCGGGCCGACCCGTCCGCCGGGGCCACCGAGGCGGCGCCGGTGCAGCGGTCCACCGTCCACGACGTGCTCAGCACCCCCGGCCGGCCCCTCGACGACCACACCCGCACGGACATGGAGTCCCGCCTCGGCGCGGACTTCACCGACGTCCGCATCCACGACGACAGCGCGGCCCGCGCGTCCGCCGGCGAGATCGGCGCCCGGGCCTACACCTCGGGCAGCCATGTCGTCATCGGTGCCGGCGGCGGTGACAAGCACACGCTGGCCCACGAGCTCACCCACGTGATCCAGCAGCGCCAGGGGCCGGTGGCCGGGTCCGACCACGGGGACGGGCTGCGGGTCAGCGACCCCTCCGACCGCTTCGAGCGCGAGGCGGAGGCCAACGCCACCCGGGTCATGCGGGCGCCTGCGGTGGAGACCGTTGCGGGGCACGGCACGCACCCCCGCGCACAGGACGGCGCCCGCACGGCCAGCGTGCAGCGCATGCCCTTCAACCCCAACGGAAAGCAGACCGCCGGGCCGCCCCCGAAGCAGGGCGACCACCTGTTCAACAAGCTGGCGGACGCCGCGGACCAGCTCGCCACGAACGCCGAGGCCAGACTGGCGACCGTCTTCGCCGGGACCGGCAAGGCCGTCAAGATCGGCCTCCGGGACAACCCGGACCTCTTCAGGGCCCAGCGGGCCGCGTTCCTCGCCAAGCTGCCCCTGTTGCGGGAGAAGGCCGCCGAGGCCAGGCGGGAGCGCCACCCGGACAGCTACCCGCAGTCGCTCTTCTACGCCGCCGAGGGCGTCGTCAGCCAAGCCGGCGGCGACACCAACTCGACGACGTTCGGCACGTTCAGCGCCACCCTGGCCGCACTTCCGGAGCGGTGCGGAACCACGGCAGCGGGCGGGGCCGTCCAGGCCCTGACGCTGCCCCCCGACGTGGCGGCCGCGCGGGGCGGATGGGGCAACCTCTCGGGAAAGGTCTACGACGCCGACGCGGAACGCAGGGTGCGGAACGCCCTGAAGGGGATCGAGAAGGGAAGGCACCAGAAGAAGTTCACCCAGTGGGTCGGCGAGACGCAGGGCATCTACGTCGACCTGTACGCGTTGATGATGGAGACCGTCGAAGCCCTTCAGGCCGTGTGCGAAACGATCCTCAGGGGCGGCGCCGGTGTCGCCGGCACCCCTGCCGCCCCGGCCGAGGCGACTTCGGCGACCACGGACGCCGCGGAGGACCAGAGCTGA
- the acnA gene encoding aconitate hydratase AcnA has product MSANSFDARATLRVGDESYEIFKLDKVEGSARLPYSLKVLLENLLRTEDGANITADHIRALGDWDSQAQPSQEIQFTPARVIMQDFTGVPCVVDLATMREAVAALGGDPAKINPLSPAEMVIDHSVIADKFGTNDAFAQNVELEYGRNKERYQFLRWGQTAFDDFKVVPPGTGIVHQVNIEHLARTVMVRNGQAYPDTLVGTDSHTTMVNGLGVLGWGVGGIEAEAAMLGQPVSMLIPRVVGFKLTGELPAGTTATDLVLTITEMLRKHGVVGKFVEFYGEGVAATSLANRATIGNMSPEFGSTAAVFPIDGETLNYLKLTGRSEQQVALVEAYAKEQGLWLDPAAEPDFSEKLELDLSTVVPSIAGPKRPQDRIVLANAAAQFAQDVRNYVDEVDEAGKESFPASDAPANHPNGAPSKPVQVTAPDGTTYEIDHGAVTVAAITSCTNTSNPYVMVAAALVAKKAVEKGLTRKPWVKTTLAPGSKVVTDYFDKAGLTPYLDKVGFNLVGYGCTTCIGNSGPLPEEVSKAVNEHDLAVTSVLSGNRNFEGRINPDVKMNYLASPPLVVAYAIAGSMKVDITKDALGVDQDGKPVYLADIWPSEAEVNDVVANAIGEDMFNKSYQDVFAGDAQWQALSIPTGNTFEWDTESTYVRKPPYFEGMTMETTPVTDITGARVLAKLGDSVTTDHISPAGAIKADTPAGKYLTEHGVERRDFNSYGSRRGNHEVMIRGTFANIRLRNQIAPGTEGGFTRDFTVEGAPVSFIYDASQNYQAAGTPLVILGGKEYGSGSSRDWAAKGTALLGVKAVITESYERIHRSNLIGMGVLPLQFPAGQTADSLGLTGEETFSIAGITELNEGTTPSTVKVTTDTGVEFDAVVRIDTPGEADYYRNGGIMQYVLRNLIRG; this is encoded by the coding sequence GTGTCGGCGAACAGCTTCGACGCCCGCGCCACGCTGCGCGTGGGTGACGAGTCGTACGAGATCTTCAAGCTGGACAAGGTCGAGGGCTCCGCCCGGCTGCCTTACAGCCTGAAGGTCCTCCTGGAGAACCTGCTCCGCACCGAGGACGGCGCGAACATCACCGCCGACCACATCCGGGCGCTCGGCGACTGGGACTCCCAGGCCCAGCCGAGCCAGGAGATCCAGTTCACGCCGGCGCGCGTGATCATGCAGGACTTCACCGGCGTGCCCTGCGTCGTCGACCTCGCCACCATGCGTGAGGCCGTCGCCGCGCTCGGCGGTGACCCGGCGAAGATCAACCCGCTCTCCCCGGCCGAGATGGTCATCGACCACTCCGTCATCGCCGACAAGTTCGGCACCAACGACGCGTTCGCGCAGAACGTCGAGCTGGAGTACGGCCGCAACAAGGAGCGCTACCAGTTCCTGCGCTGGGGCCAGACCGCCTTCGACGACTTCAAGGTCGTCCCGCCGGGCACCGGCATCGTGCACCAGGTGAACATCGAGCACCTGGCCCGCACCGTCATGGTCCGCAACGGCCAGGCGTACCCCGACACCCTCGTCGGCACCGACTCGCACACCACCATGGTCAACGGCCTCGGTGTGCTGGGCTGGGGCGTCGGCGGCATCGAGGCCGAGGCCGCGATGCTGGGCCAGCCGGTCTCCATGCTGATCCCGCGCGTCGTCGGCTTCAAGCTGACCGGCGAGCTGCCCGCCGGCACCACCGCCACCGACCTGGTGCTGACCATCACCGAGATGCTGCGCAAGCACGGTGTCGTCGGCAAGTTCGTCGAGTTCTACGGTGAGGGCGTCGCCGCCACCTCCCTCGCGAACCGCGCCACCATCGGCAACATGTCGCCCGAGTTCGGCTCCACCGCCGCGGTCTTCCCGATCGACGGCGAGACCCTGAACTACCTCAAGCTCACCGGCCGCTCCGAGCAGCAGGTCGCGCTCGTCGAGGCGTACGCCAAGGAGCAGGGCCTCTGGCTCGACCCGGCCGCCGAGCCCGACTTCTCCGAGAAGCTGGAGCTCGACCTCTCCACGGTCGTCCCGTCGATCGCCGGCCCGAAGCGCCCGCAGGACCGCATCGTCCTCGCGAACGCCGCCGCGCAGTTCGCCCAGGACGTCCGCAACTACGTCGACGAGGTCGACGAGGCGGGCAAGGAGTCCTTCCCGGCCTCCGACGCCCCGGCGAACCACCCGAACGGTGCCCCGTCGAAGCCGGTCCAGGTGACCGCCCCCGACGGCACGACCTACGAGATCGACCACGGCGCCGTCACCGTCGCCGCGATCACCTCCTGCACCAACACGTCGAACCCGTACGTCATGGTCGCCGCCGCGCTCGTCGCGAAGAAGGCCGTGGAGAAGGGCCTGACCCGCAAGCCGTGGGTCAAGACCACCCTCGCCCCGGGCTCGAAGGTCGTCACCGACTACTTCGACAAGGCGGGCCTGACCCCGTACCTCGACAAGGTCGGCTTCAACCTCGTCGGCTACGGCTGCACCACCTGCATCGGCAACTCCGGCCCGCTGCCGGAGGAGGTCTCCAAGGCCGTCAACGAGCACGACCTGGCCGTGACCTCGGTGCTCTCGGGCAACCGCAACTTCGAGGGTCGCATCAACCCCGACGTCAAGATGAACTACCTGGCCTCCCCGCCGCTGGTCGTCGCGTACGCCATCGCGGGCTCCATGAAGGTGGACATCACCAAGGACGCCCTCGGTGTCGACCAGGACGGCAAGCCCGTCTACCTGGCGGACATCTGGCCCTCCGAGGCCGAGGTCAACGACGTCGTCGCCAACGCCATCGGCGAGGACATGTTCAACAAGTCCTACCAGGACGTCTTCGCGGGTGACGCCCAGTGGCAGGCGCTGTCGATCCCGACCGGCAACACCTTCGAGTGGGACACCGAGTCCACCTACGTCCGCAAGCCCCCGTACTTCGAGGGCATGACGATGGAGACCACCCCGGTCACCGACATCACCGGTGCCCGTGTCCTGGCCAAGCTGGGCGACTCGGTCACCACCGACCACATCTCCCCGGCCGGTGCCATCAAGGCCGACACCCCGGCCGGCAAGTACCTCACCGAGCACGGTGTGGAGCGTCGTGACTTCAACTCCTACGGCTCGCGCCGAGGCAACCACGAGGTCATGATCCGCGGCACCTTCGCCAACATCCGCCTGCGCAACCAGATCGCGCCGGGCACCGAGGGCGGCTTCACCCGCGACTTCACCGTCGAGGGCGCGCCGGTGTCGTTCATCTACGACGCCTCGCAGAACTACCAGGCCGCCGGCACCCCGCTGGTCATCCTGGGCGGCAAGGAGTACGGCTCCGGTTCGTCCCGCGACTGGGCGGCCAAGGGCACGGCCCTCCTCGGCGTCAAGGCCGTCATCACCGAGTCGTACGAGCGCATCCACCGCTCGAACCTCATCGGCATGGGCGTCCTCCCGCTCCAGTTCCCGGCCGGCCAGACGGCCGACTCGCTCGGCCTGACCGGCGAGGAGACCTTCTCCATCGCGGGCATCACCGAGCTGAACGAGGGCACGACCCCGAGCACGGTCAAGGTCACCACCGACACCGGTGTCGAGTTCGACGCGGTCGTCCGCATCGACACCCCCGGTGAGGCGGACTACTACCGCAACGGCGGCATCATGCAGTACGTGCTGCGCAACCTGATCCGCGGCTGA